One stretch of Candidatus Poribacteria bacterium DNA includes these proteins:
- a CDS encoding phytanoyl-CoA dioxygenase family protein, with amino-acid sequence METNSEKFAEQGYLVVQSALSESDLAPLIAVVSEVVDARATELYKEGVISDTYKEMSFEHRWHAVLKACGRENEVFGWHTLVFSEALFNLITDQKVLDVLEHLIGSDIQFNGDFWVRPKLPNEKLTTLPWHQDSAYMPDTENDTHLTVWLPLVDVKSKNGPLQFLPGSHKSGLQTYHRVPDEAFAVPVLPPTSSDTDIDTLEMKKGDLLVFNNLVFHRSLVNHSDSIRWSTDFRFSRTGTSLNGLWHEAIACPVREHESEQCPTSWQTWRAQWETSSHKDRFV; translated from the coding sequence ATGGAAACGAACTCTGAAAAATTTGCGGAACAGGGTTATCTTGTTGTCCAATCGGCACTATCTGAATCAGATCTTGCTCCGTTAATCGCTGTTGTCTCTGAAGTTGTCGATGCACGTGCCACCGAGCTTTATAAAGAAGGGGTCATCTCGGATACTTACAAAGAGATGTCTTTTGAGCACCGTTGGCATGCTGTTCTAAAGGCGTGTGGTCGAGAAAACGAGGTCTTTGGCTGGCACACGCTTGTCTTCAGCGAGGCACTTTTTAATCTGATAACCGATCAGAAAGTGCTGGATGTCTTGGAACACCTTATCGGTAGTGATATTCAATTCAACGGCGATTTTTGGGTGCGTCCGAAACTCCCCAATGAAAAACTGACGACGCTCCCTTGGCATCAGGACAGTGCGTATATGCCAGACACGGAAAACGATACGCATTTGACCGTTTGGCTTCCGCTCGTGGATGTTAAATCGAAGAATGGTCCGTTACAATTCCTACCGGGAAGTCATAAGTCAGGCTTACAAACCTATCACCGCGTGCCGGACGAGGCGTTTGCTGTCCCGGTCCTTCCGCCTACCTCATCTGATACCGACATCGACACTTTAGAGATGAAGAAGGGTGACCTACTTGTCTTTAACAATCTGGTCTTCCATCGATCGTTAGTCAATCACAGCGACAGCATCCGCTGGTCAACAGATTTTCGGTTCAGCCGCACCGGGACCTCGCTCAACGGACTCTGGCACGAAGCGATTGCCTGTCCAGTTCGCGAGCATGAAAGCGAGCAATGTCCTACGTCATGGCAAACGTGGCGCGCCCAATGGGAAACCAGTTCACACAAAGACAGATTTGTTTAA
- a CDS encoding LamG domain-containing protein, with translation MNMFLAKRYLNYTLTAIVAIAFSFAVMATSHAAFDEGDIAGMWTFEEGKGKEVKDLSGNDTHGEFVGDLKWAKGKFGGGLEFNGADTWVKLGTKGEDKTLAALDFTESKGFSIHSWVYAAEDPTGKCVIWKGLGCSTWSQYLLGTGAHENGQNSTQAAFHIRAANGGGKLEVLGDELSSKEWIHLVGTWDGSQLHVYVNGKLENSEDAKGPPWASPEEVYIGADPGCGKRCQWNGIIDEVVIFDTVLTDDDVTKLGEGIEGALAVEAAGKIATTWGSLKSSQ, from the coding sequence ATGAATATGTTTTTAGCAAAACGCTATCTGAACTATACACTCACTGCAATTGTTGCTATTGCTTTCAGCTTCGCGGTAATGGCGACGAGCCATGCAGCGTTTGATGAAGGCGACATTGCGGGGATGTGGACCTTTGAAGAAGGTAAAGGTAAAGAGGTAAAAGATCTTTCCGGTAACGACACCCACGGTGAATTTGTTGGCGACCTGAAATGGGCGAAAGGCAAATTCGGGGGTGGGTTAGAATTTAACGGTGCAGACACGTGGGTCAAACTCGGCACGAAGGGTGAAGATAAAACGTTAGCCGCCTTGGATTTCACGGAGTCCAAAGGTTTCTCAATCCATTCTTGGGTCTACGCCGCAGAGGATCCTACCGGGAAATGTGTAATATGGAAAGGGCTTGGATGTTCGACCTGGTCCCAGTATTTACTCGGAACAGGCGCACATGAAAACGGGCAAAACAGCACACAGGCAGCGTTCCATATCCGTGCTGCGAACGGCGGCGGGAAACTTGAAGTCCTCGGTGATGAACTCTCGTCTAAAGAGTGGATACACCTCGTCGGCACATGGGATGGCTCCCAACTTCACGTCTACGTCAACGGCAAACTCGAGAACTCCGAAGATGCCAAGGGACCCCCGTGGGCATCTCCTGAAGAGGTCTACATCGGAGCCGACCCAGGCTGTGGCAAACGCTGCCAATGGAACGGTATCATTGACGAAGTTGTTATCTTCGACACGGTGCTTACTGATGACGACGTAACAAAACTCGGTGAAGGTATTGAAGGTGCGTTAGCCGTTGAAGCTGCTGGGAAAATAGCGACAACTTGGGGGTCACTCAAATCTTCCCAATAG
- a CDS encoding SDR family oxidoreductase yields MDLGLRGKRVIVTGGSRGIGRQCALAFAREGAHVCIAARTHDALNQTLAALKQTGSEGHAVAGDLNIPANCEKVVQETVNHFGGVDILVNNVGAAQNADILGLSPHLIDEALSLKTYSYLRMSQLVIPYMKENQWGRIINIAGSAGTSPTRGNIPTGAANITILNITRALSDAVAGDGISVNTVCPGLTNTGRARTQQEARAKREGRDVEVLLKELGGELPAGRIAEPEEVANVVTFLASEACSYMFGSALYMDGGKRRSTP; encoded by the coding sequence ATGGACTTAGGACTGCGTGGAAAACGCGTAATCGTTACCGGCGGTAGTCGAGGCATCGGTAGGCAGTGCGCGCTTGCATTTGCCCGAGAAGGTGCTCACGTCTGTATTGCTGCCCGAACCCACGACGCACTCAATCAAACGCTCGCCGCACTTAAACAGACTGGATCCGAAGGGCATGCTGTCGCCGGCGACTTAAATATACCCGCGAATTGTGAAAAGGTGGTGCAGGAAACAGTGAATCATTTCGGTGGTGTTGATATCCTCGTCAACAATGTCGGTGCCGCTCAGAATGCCGATATTTTGGGATTGTCCCCTCACCTGATTGATGAAGCGCTGTCACTGAAAACCTATAGTTACCTTCGGATGTCTCAATTGGTTATCCCCTATATGAAGGAAAATCAGTGGGGACGCATTATCAACATCGCAGGTTCAGCCGGTACGAGTCCGACGCGTGGCAACATACCCACTGGTGCTGCGAACATCACTATCCTTAACATTACGCGTGCGCTCTCAGATGCCGTTGCGGGTGACGGCATTTCGGTAAATACCGTTTGTCCGGGATTGACAAACACCGGTCGAGCACGCACACAGCAGGAGGCAAGAGCCAAGCGTGAGGGACGCGATGTCGAAGTGTTGTTAAAGGAACTCGGAGGAGAACTACCTGCGGGACGAATTGCCGAACCCGAAGAGGTTGCGAATGTTGTAACCTTCTTAGCCTCTGAAGCCTGTTCCTATATGTTTGGAAGCGCGCTTTATATGGATGGCGGCAAACGCAGGTCAACGCCATAA
- a CDS encoding LamG domain-containing protein: MLNPRIITVTLSVLLILGSSMLSSAEITEDMIAAAWLFEGDAEDISGNGFDGEVKGGNFVAGKFGDAIELDGAGDWVEIPKRIGEFEEITFAHWVQSTGREGAWRVFFNVNGWKAGDIHYQMHPNNKVEFSIHSNPGGNDTFANYMLAGDQMDKWVHIATAYSAKEKKIRFFVNGELDIENDWGGNPGVLDPARIGDWNQSRQWEGLLDEFIIFNTFLDEDDVQAVMNDGFETTLAVDAKEKLAVTWGSLKK; encoded by the coding sequence TTGTTAAATCCAAGAATTATCACAGTTACCCTCAGTGTGCTACTCATACTGGGTAGCAGCATGCTGAGTTCCGCAGAAATCACTGAAGATATGATCGCGGCGGCATGGCTGTTTGAGGGCGATGCCGAAGATATATCCGGGAACGGGTTTGATGGCGAGGTTAAAGGCGGAAACTTTGTCGCTGGGAAATTCGGTGATGCCATCGAACTCGACGGCGCAGGTGATTGGGTCGAAATCCCGAAACGGATCGGCGAATTTGAAGAAATTACCTTCGCACACTGGGTCCAATCCACCGGACGAGAGGGGGCATGGCGTGTTTTTTTCAACGTCAACGGTTGGAAAGCCGGGGACATCCATTACCAGATGCATCCAAATAATAAAGTCGAGTTCTCCATTCACAGTAACCCAGGCGGGAACGACACTTTTGCGAATTATATGCTGGCAGGCGATCAGATGGATAAATGGGTCCACATCGCAACTGCTTACAGTGCAAAGGAAAAGAAAATCCGCTTTTTCGTTAACGGTGAACTCGATATCGAAAACGATTGGGGTGGAAACCCTGGTGTCCTCGATCCTGCCCGAATTGGTGACTGGAACCAGTCCCGGCAATGGGAAGGACTGTTAGATGAGTTCATCATCTTCAACACTTTCCTCGATGAAGACGATGTCCAAGCGGTTATGAATGACGGCTTCGAGACGACGCTTGCCGTAGACGCGAAAGAGAAATTAGCTGTCACCTGGGGCAGTCTGAAAAAATAA
- a CDS encoding LamG domain-containing protein yields MLQKAILFLLILTISFIGTTLSAQIVEDGLVSYWSFDANNIDGKTVKDGTGNYNGSINGSLKKVGGKIGDALEFDGDEANFVEIDSPEAFDFNVDFTWSAWIKTDNSGPGVIFAKTGGPGTDDKGPKTLWLRNSVLNLDTGWVGNVEDLGNTIDDNKWHHIAVAGTPEDSKVQFFVDGEATTEGVLNLAQFPEDDWASIHMFIGLDGRADGEFGVFTGIIDEFSVYDRILDEAEVNQNFKSDTGLAIEPSDKLAVTWGALKARR; encoded by the coding sequence ATGTTGCAAAAGGCTATTCTTTTCTTACTAATTCTGACTATTAGTTTTATCGGAACCACCCTCTCCGCTCAAATCGTCGAAGATGGACTGGTGAGTTATTGGAGCTTCGATGCAAACAATATCGACGGAAAGACCGTTAAGGACGGAACCGGCAATTACAACGGCTCTATCAACGGGAGCCTGAAAAAAGTCGGTGGTAAAATCGGCGACGCACTGGAATTCGACGGAGACGAGGCAAATTTTGTTGAAATCGACAGTCCGGAAGCGTTCGATTTCAACGTCGATTTCACCTGGTCGGCATGGATAAAAACCGACAATTCCGGTCCCGGCGTAATCTTTGCCAAAACAGGCGGTCCCGGCACTGACGATAAGGGACCCAAAACCTTATGGCTTCGCAATAGCGTCCTTAACCTCGACACCGGTTGGGTCGGCAACGTCGAAGACTTAGGAAACACTATTGACGATAACAAGTGGCATCACATCGCTGTCGCGGGGACACCCGAAGATAGTAAGGTCCAGTTTTTCGTTGATGGCGAAGCGACGACCGAAGGTGTGCTGAATCTCGCCCAATTTCCTGAGGATGACTGGGCAAGCATTCACATGTTTATCGGTTTAGATGGGAGAGCCGATGGTGAATTCGGCGTTTTTACCGGTATCATAGACGAATTCAGTGTCTACGATCGAATCCTTGACGAAGCCGAAGTCAATCAGAATTTCAAGTCTGACACAGGACTCGCAATTGAACCCAGCGATAAACTTGCCGTGACGTGGGGTGCTCTCAAAGCACGCCGATAA